The Archaeoglobus neptunius genome has a window encoding:
- the tatC gene encoding twin-arginine translocase subunit TatC: MEPRDWAVILLKLRKEVLKIALVVIVISSLFFTFGANLVIGKILGDLFPGEVVIENKDKLLNITHELKEITQKLENYAYYPSEKNRSIAFEASKKLVRVAMELTTSPVLLTPLEGLLLNLKLSLAVGIAAVLPYIFYLTLTALKSRGLLENVELKKSSALKYGVAAGLLFVLGIIYGYNMMKFFIRFLYTMAVAQGAVPLYSLSEFVNFVALMLVLFGLVFELPLIMFFLVRNGIVQYETLSYYRRHIYVAFFVIGAITTPPDVFTQIMVAVPMVVFFEVSLLFVRFFGRKK; encoded by the coding sequence GTGGAACCAAGAGACTGGGCGGTGATTCTTCTTAAGCTGAGGAAAGAAGTTCTGAAAATAGCCCTAGTTGTTATCGTAATAAGCTCGCTTTTCTTCACTTTTGGAGCCAACCTTGTTATCGGCAAAATTCTTGGAGATCTGTTTCCCGGAGAGGTTGTTATAGAGAACAAGGACAAGTTGCTTAACATAACCCATGAATTGAAGGAGATCACACAGAAACTTGAAAACTACGCCTACTACCCATCCGAGAAAAACCGCAGTATAGCTTTTGAAGCCTCGAAGAAACTTGTTAGAGTGGCCATGGAGTTAACGACCTCCCCAGTCCTTCTTACTCCACTAGAGGGTCTGCTGTTGAACCTGAAACTGTCTCTAGCTGTTGGCATCGCCGCTGTACTGCCCTACATCTTCTATCTAACACTCACAGCCCTGAAATCCAGGGGTCTGCTGGAAAATGTTGAACTGAAGAAAAGTTCTGCTTTAAAGTATGGAGTGGCTGCCGGATTGCTGTTTGTGCTGGGTATAATTTACGGATATAACATGATGAAATTTTTCATCCGTTTCCTTTACACCATGGCGGTTGCCCAGGGAGCAGTTCCACTCTACAGTCTTTCAGAATTCGTGAACTTTGTGGCACTCATGCTCGTTCTTTTCGGACTGGTATTTGAGCTTCCTTTAATAATGTTCTTCCTTGTGAGAAACGGGATCGTGCAGTACGAGACCCTTTCCTACTACAGAAGGCACATCTATGTGGCATTTTTTGTAATTGGAGCGATAACGACCCCTCCAGATGTATTCACGCAGATAATGGTGGCTGTACCCATGGTTGTGTTTTTTGAGGTGAGCCTCCTATTTGTAAGGTTCTTCGGCCGGAAAAAATAA